A genomic segment from Clostridium pasteurianum BC1 encodes:
- a CDS encoding DUF421 domain-containing protein, with product MFILMIRTIILYILLIIVMRVMGKRQIGELQPFELGITIIISDLASLPMQDTRIPIIHGIIPIITLLFIEIIISILQLKIQPARLIISGKPSILINNGKVDVEVMRSQRLNMNDLLEEVRLKGYYNLQDIEFAILETSGQLSIIPKTELSNATKQDLNVKCKQDTIPVTLILDGVVNHKNLDIINRDEKWLMTTLRSKNINSYKDVFIALVDSKGKFYTQLYQ from the coding sequence ATGTTTATTCTTATGATAAGGACTATTATATTATATATTTTACTGATTATAGTAATGAGAGTCATGGGAAAGAGGCAAATAGGCGAATTACAGCCTTTCGAACTTGGAATAACTATAATAATTTCTGACTTGGCTTCGCTTCCTATGCAGGATACAAGAATACCTATTATTCATGGAATAATACCCATAATAACTCTTTTATTTATAGAAATAATTATTTCCATATTACAATTAAAGATTCAGCCTGCTCGTTTAATAATATCCGGGAAACCAAGTATACTGATCAATAATGGTAAAGTAGATGTAGAAGTAATGAGAAGTCAAAGACTGAATATGAATGATTTATTAGAGGAAGTACGTCTTAAAGGCTATTATAATCTGCAGGATATAGAATTTGCCATATTAGAAACCAGTGGGCAATTATCCATAATTCCAAAGACTGAACTTTCTAATGCCACAAAACAAGATTTAAATGTTAAATGTAAGCAGGATACTATTCCTGTAACCTTAATATTAGATGGTGTAGTTAATCATAAAAACTTAGATATTATAAACCGGGATGAAAAATGGCTTATGACTACATTGAGAAGTAAAAATATAAATTCATATAAAGATGTATTTATTGCCCTTGTTGATTCAAAGGGAAAATTTTACACACAACTTTATCAATGA
- the sdaAB gene encoding L-serine ammonia-lyase, iron-sulfur-dependent subunit beta, giving the protein MKEFSCFDIVGPIMIGPSSSHTAGAARLGRIAGIIAGEKEILKVQFFLHGSFAKTYRGHGTDKALVAGILGMDPWDERLKNSFEIAKETDLKYEFIETDLGIDHPNTVKFIITRKDGSEVTVLGSSVGGGNIKISEIDGQKVDFDGDYPTLIIKHKDVPGMISKVSTVISEAGINIAFLKVYRKSKGLTAAMIFETDEIISENILNKIKDVGNIENIRCVNPVTEGK; this is encoded by the coding sequence ATGAAAGAGTTTAGTTGCTTTGATATAGTAGGACCAATAATGATAGGACCCTCCAGCTCACATACAGCAGGTGCAGCAAGACTTGGAAGAATTGCAGGTATAATTGCAGGAGAAAAAGAAATTTTAAAAGTTCAATTTTTTCTTCATGGATCCTTTGCCAAGACCTATAGAGGCCATGGAACAGATAAAGCACTGGTAGCAGGCATTCTTGGGATGGATCCTTGGGATGAAAGGCTTAAAAATTCTTTTGAAATAGCAAAAGAGACAGATTTAAAATATGAGTTCATAGAGACAGATCTTGGCATAGATCATCCTAATACAGTTAAATTTATTATTACAAGAAAGGATGGAAGTGAAGTTACAGTTTTAGGTTCTTCAGTTGGAGGAGGAAATATAAAAATAAGTGAAATAGATGGACAAAAGGTAGACTTTGACGGAGATTATCCAACTCTTATAATAAAGCATAAGGATGTACCGGGAATGATATCAAAGGTAAGTACGGTTATATCTGAAGCAGGTATAAATATTGCATTTTTAAAGGTATATAGAAAAAGCAAGGGTCTTACTGCAGCCATGATATTTGAAACAGATGAAATTATATCTGAAAATATATTAAATAAAATAAAAGATGTAGGAAACATTGAAAATATAAGATGTGTAAATCCAGTTACGGAGGGGAAATAA
- the sdaAA gene encoding L-serine ammonia-lyase, iron-sulfur-dependent, subunit alpha, giving the protein MFVNTGSELVDICSKDHISIYQYTLLQEMQKSGETENTILNRMKRALNVMKESAEYGLTHEVTSVSGLIGRDAVKVYKYAKSKNTICGEFLVTAMARALSSSEVNAAMGKIVAAPTAGSCGILPAVIISTGEKYGKSEDELIRALLTASGVGIIIAKNATLAGAEGGCQAECGSAAAMASAAAVEMLGGSPKQALDAAAIVIKNILGLVCDPIAGLVEVPCAKRNIGGTVSALSTADLVLSGVESKIPFDDCVAAMYTIGKQLPCELKETAMGGLAVTKTGLELKKFVQSKNH; this is encoded by the coding sequence ATGTTTGTAAATACAGGCAGTGAACTTGTAGATATATGCAGCAAGGATCATATATCCATATACCAGTATACTCTGCTGCAGGAAATGCAGAAAAGTGGTGAAACAGAGAACACTATATTGAATAGAATGAAGAGAGCTTTAAATGTAATGAAGGAATCGGCGGAATATGGATTAACTCATGAGGTAACCTCTGTCAGTGGTCTCATTGGTAGGGATGCTGTAAAAGTATATAAATATGCTAAGAGTAAAAATACCATATGTGGAGAATTTTTAGTTACGGCTATGGCAAGAGCATTATCCTCCTCAGAAGTAAATGCAGCTATGGGGAAAATTGTTGCAGCACCTACTGCTGGATCCTGTGGAATTTTACCGGCAGTTATAATAAGTACTGGCGAAAAGTATGGTAAGTCTGAAGATGAGCTTATAAGGGCACTGTTAACAGCATCGGGGGTAGGTATAATAATAGCTAAAAATGCTACGTTAGCTGGAGCGGAAGGAGGCTGTCAAGCAGAATGTGGATCTGCAGCAGCCATGGCTTCAGCAGCAGCAGTAGAGATGCTTGGAGGCAGTCCGAAACAAGCACTAGATGCAGCAGCTATAGTCATAAAAAATATTTTGGGACTTGTATGTGATCCTATTGCAGGGCTTGTGGAAGTACCCTGTGCAAAGAGAAATATAGGAGGCACTGTAAGTGCATTATCTACAGCAGATTTAGTACTCAGTGGTGTGGAAAGTAAAATACCCTTTGATGATTGTGTAGCTGCTATGTATACCATAGGGAAACAATTGCCCTGTGAGCTTAAAGAAACAGCCATGGGAGGACTTGCAGTTACTAAAACAGGACTTGAACTTAAGAAATTTGTTCAGAGCAAAAATCATTAA
- the pssA gene encoding CDP-diacylglycerol--serine O-phosphatidyltransferase, with protein sequence MAKNSVPNFFTLSNLACGVLSLLMTFEASSQNLGAYKWACLFIIFAALIDRYDGRVARYLNVSSELGKELDSLADLVSFGVAPSILIFNLYDFSRFGLIGYVLVLLLPIAGAYRLARYNTTTFDGNFIGIPITAAGIIVAFYSLVLILSKATPNPILTIVLIVMLSYLMISRLKIKKV encoded by the coding sequence ATGGCTAAAAATTCTGTACCAAATTTTTTTACATTAAGTAATTTGGCCTGCGGGGTATTATCTCTTTTGATGACATTCGAAGCTTCATCACAAAATTTAGGTGCTTACAAATGGGCTTGTCTCTTTATTATATTCGCAGCACTTATAGATAGGTATGATGGTAGAGTAGCAAGATATTTAAATGTTTCTAGTGAACTTGGAAAGGAACTTGATTCACTAGCTGATTTAGTTTCCTTTGGTGTTGCTCCTTCCATACTAATTTTTAATTTGTATGATTTTTCTAGATTTGGTCTAATTGGCTATGTTTTAGTTTTGCTATTGCCAATTGCAGGAGCATACAGACTTGCAAGATATAATACTACAACCTTTGATGGAAATTTCATAGGGATTCCAATAACTGCTGCCGGCATAATTGTTGCATTTTATTCCCTAGTTCTAATTTTATCTAAAGCGACTCCTAATCCAATTTTAACCATTGTCTTAATAGTAATGCTTTCATATCTTATGATAAGTAGGTTAAAAATTAAAAAAGTGTAA
- a CDS encoding TVP38/TMEM64 family protein, which produces MKNYNYKFKYVLIICIVIIVLYLFFCNRAILTYIGMGHFRKHISMRYLKNYILSYGNFAAVAFIIIYSLKPVALVIPTSLLSILAGNIFGPMYAFALSMIGCFFSASLAFFLAHMLGKPFVDKILRGKVFKLDNRIEEHGFLIMFLMRLSFVFPYDPLSYAAGLTKMRYTDFILGTMLGIIPEMLAYSFMGKHLNRPFSVKMLVPIAAMAGVAVTASYIYRRYKKIKTN; this is translated from the coding sequence ATGAAGAACTATAATTACAAATTTAAATATGTTCTTATTATTTGTATTGTGATTATTGTTTTATACTTATTTTTTTGTAATAGAGCTATATTGACATATATAGGTATGGGACATTTTAGAAAACACATATCCATGAGATATTTAAAAAATTATATATTAAGCTATGGAAATTTTGCGGCAGTTGCTTTTATTATAATATATTCACTTAAACCAGTGGCTTTAGTTATTCCAACTTCACTATTATCTATATTGGCAGGAAATATATTTGGACCAATGTATGCTTTTGCATTGAGTATGATAGGATGTTTTTTTTCAGCTTCCCTAGCATTTTTCCTTGCTCATATGCTTGGAAAACCCTTTGTTGATAAAATACTTAGAGGAAAGGTTTTTAAACTTGACAATAGAATAGAAGAACATGGTTTTTTAATAATGTTTCTCATGAGATTATCTTTTGTTTTTCCCTATGACCCTCTTAGTTATGCCGCAGGGCTTACTAAAATGAGATATACGGATTTCATTCTTGGAACTATGCTTGGAATAATACCGGAAATGTTAGCTTATTCCTTTATGGGAAAGCATTTAAATAGACCTTTTTCAGTTAAAATGTTAGTACCTATTGCTGCAATGGCTGGTGTTGCGGTTACAGCTTCTTACATATATAGAAGGTATAAAAAAATAAAAACTAATTAG
- a CDS encoding CBS domain-containing protein, translating to MKVSEIMTESVASLNSDDTIERAAQLMMEHNIGSIPVCRGEKVVGVITDRDITLRSVANGQNAKVQTVKEIMSSNPVLIQPSMETEDAARIMSERQIRRLPVVENDNLVGIISLGDIATNSTMKNLAEKTLCEISEPCTPII from the coding sequence ATGAAAGTTAGCGAAATAATGACTGAAAGTGTAGCTAGTTTAAATTCAGATGATACCATTGAGAGGGCAGCTCAACTTATGATGGAACATAATATTGGTTCTATTCCTGTATGCAGAGGGGAAAAAGTTGTAGGTGTTATTACAGATAGGGATATAACTCTTCGATCTGTAGCCAATGGACAAAATGCAAAAGTACAAACCGTTAAAGAAATAATGTCTTCAAATCCTGTGCTTATACAACCTAGTATGGAGACTGAAGATGCAGCAAGAATAATGAGTGAAAGACAGATAAGAAGACTTCCTGTAGTAGAAAATGACAATTTAGTTGGTATTATCTCTTTAGGTGATATAGCAACTAATTCTACTATGAAAAACTTAGCGGAAAAGACATTATGTGAGATTTCAGAGCCTTGTACACCAATAATTTAA